A region of Candidatus Omnitrophota bacterium DNA encodes the following proteins:
- a CDS encoding class I SAM-dependent methyltransferase gives MTQQTDGMEFWEKAGEAGYLKAYGNSQSYRYVTMRIYDLALQIADRLVINENSSVLDIGCGDGLFSKEYLSKKYRHVTGYDFSHASIESAKTNCPANIHFERRDVSQLEFDPANRYDAAFLVGILHHVKKDAPGVIQRLSQVCPKIIVLEPVRNIIRILLECLPVYKEAGEDSFYFKDLCAIFHNASYRMTECHKIGFVPNFLPDKLLPLFKIIESIMERNRVLGLLCSVRAIGLIREE, from the coding sequence ATGACCCAGCAGACCGACGGCATGGAGTTTTGGGAAAAAGCGGGCGAAGCCGGATATTTGAAAGCTTATGGCAATAGTCAATCTTATCGTTATGTTACTATGCGAATCTACGATCTGGCTTTGCAAATCGCGGATCGTTTGGTTATAAATGAAAATTCCAGCGTCTTGGACATCGGCTGCGGCGACGGCTTATTTTCCAAAGAATATTTATCCAAAAAATATCGTCATGTAACCGGTTACGATTTTTCCCACGCCTCCATCGAAAGCGCAAAAACGAATTGTCCTGCAAATATTCATTTCGAGCGGCGCGACGTATCGCAATTGGAATTCGATCCCGCCAACCGCTATGACGCCGCTTTCTTGGTCGGCATTCTGCATCATGTAAAAAAAGACGCTCCCGGCGTCATCCAACGGCTTTCGCAAGTATGCCCAAAAATAATCGTTCTCGAGCCGGTGCGGAATATTATAAGAATATTGTTGGAATGTTTGCCCGTTTATAAAGAAGCGGGTGAGGATAGTTTTTATTTTAAGGATTTATGCGCCATTTTTCATAACGCTTCCTATCGCATGACGGAATGCCATAAAATCGGCTTCGTCCCTAATTTTCTGCCAGATAAGTTGCTGCCTTTATTCAAAATAATCGAAAGCATTATGGAAAGGAATCGAGTTTTAGGACTCCTATGCAGCGTTCGCGCTATTGGATTGATTCGGGAAGAGTAA
- a CDS encoding DUF5107 domain-containing protein: MKTNMLFLSVLFLFSASALAQAEVSAYEKEIVIPTWEIGPPEIHPNFYDAGEDIYPYTLNDVLTDKKTEKTYKGVFLENEYIQILILPEIGGRLHGAVDKTNGYVWLYWQRTIKPGLISMTGAWISGGIEWNFPHGHRPSGFMPVDRRIVHNADGSATVWVGETEPIFRMRWLVGMTVFPGRSYVRCDYKFINPTNHRHSFQFWATSAVHANEWMQAQYPGDVAAGHGKHQFWNWPIHDGVDLTWWKNSPNASSYFAFNNPSDWFGVFDHKAQAGMIHAADHRLMPGKKLWTWGSGPSGRIWEDILSEGGGPYFEPQAGAFSDNQPDYHWIEPNEVKTVHDYWFPVRDTRGVHNANEDFAVNTDIKDGKTFAGVYATGVFSQCKIVLINTKTGEILSETTADLAPDKPFAIEKAIGEDSTVYDLHLAVYDSQGNLRIELQQAKPQKVELPAGKPEPDDPQKMNQDELLQTGEWLDKFRRTKQAETYYRQALNNDPKDSRANAEMGFLALKQGKWNEALDFLSAASERNDDDARLYFGQGLAYAGQRDFAKAYDAFFRASYSYPYYSSAYFNLAKIDLLRGNDRAAIDKLEDAVCQNGKFADIPALQAAAYRRLGDRGQALAAAVKALALDPMHFMGGWEKTQALRDGDEAAAWKSEWQSIMRGAVQNYLELASAYAEAGLYNDADAILALYAKGKDEAVIYPMVNYFRGYCKELSGGSAEKFYAQARKGPAEYANPHRQEEKAALEAVLARHPDDARAHLYLGNLLYSRSQREEGFAHWRQAAESDNTLALAWRNVAYGERYFKNDLRASQSAYRKTMELVPKDACVLLEYDQLCEAMNVPAAERLAILKQRQEVAQQRDDLLGRLIDLQLAAGGEGELAEVYDILRRRHFHSWEGRYGIHYCWMEVNQKLGDSAFDKKNYSEALNYYKAACLYPNNLEVAARTPDFRAHVYWNLAKTYLTVNETEKAKDYCQKILEEKYRKANLGTYYQALAQRALGHADEAQGLMEQLEKRARQMLSSDRRREASEALGHYFLSLILQEKNEADAAAERKKALDSNPRVWRAAVLEAQFDVSNAIQ; the protein is encoded by the coding sequence ATGAAAACGAATATGCTATTCCTTTCGGTTCTATTTCTTTTCTCCGCCTCCGCGTTGGCGCAAGCCGAGGTTTCCGCCTATGAGAAAGAGATCGTCATTCCCACTTGGGAAATCGGTCCGCCGGAGATTCATCCCAACTTTTACGATGCGGGGGAGGATATTTATCCCTACACTCTTAACGATGTTCTCACAGATAAAAAAACCGAAAAGACCTACAAAGGCGTCTTTTTGGAAAACGAATATATCCAAATTCTCATCCTGCCCGAAATCGGCGGACGGCTTCATGGAGCGGTGGATAAGACCAACGGCTACGTCTGGCTCTATTGGCAGCGTACGATCAAGCCTGGCCTCATCAGCATGACGGGCGCGTGGATCTCCGGCGGCATCGAGTGGAATTTTCCTCATGGACACAGGCCTTCCGGCTTCATGCCCGTCGATCGCCGCATCGTCCATAACGCCGACGGCAGCGCCACGGTTTGGGTGGGCGAGACGGAGCCGATCTTCCGTATGAGATGGCTAGTGGGAATGACGGTATTCCCCGGACGCAGTTACGTCCGCTGCGATTACAAGTTTATCAATCCCACCAATCATCGCCATTCGTTCCAGTTTTGGGCTACTTCCGCCGTACACGCCAACGAATGGATGCAGGCGCAATATCCCGGCGACGTCGCCGCCGGACACGGCAAGCATCAATTTTGGAATTGGCCTATTCACGACGGCGTCGATCTGACTTGGTGGAAAAACTCGCCCAACGCCAGCAGTTATTTTGCTTTTAACAATCCCAGCGATTGGTTCGGCGTTTTCGATCATAAAGCGCAGGCGGGCATGATTCACGCCGCCGATCATCGCCTCATGCCCGGCAAGAAACTATGGACATGGGGTTCCGGTCCTTCGGGGCGCATCTGGGAGGATATTCTCTCGGAAGGCGGCGGGCCTTATTTCGAGCCGCAGGCGGGCGCCTTCAGCGACAATCAACCTGATTACCATTGGATTGAGCCGAACGAAGTCAAAACCGTCCACGATTATTGGTTTCCTGTGCGCGATACTCGCGGCGTTCATAATGCCAATGAGGATTTCGCCGTCAATACGGATATTAAAGATGGAAAAACCTTCGCGGGCGTCTACGCTACGGGCGTTTTTTCTCAATGCAAAATTGTTTTAATAAACACAAAAACCGGCGAAATTCTCTCGGAAACTACGGCGGACTTGGCGCCGGATAAACCATTCGCCATTGAAAAAGCGATTGGCGAGGATTCGACGGTCTACGACCTCCATCTCGCCGTCTACGACTCTCAAGGGAATCTGCGCATTGAATTGCAACAGGCAAAACCGCAAAAAGTGGAACTTCCCGCAGGCAAACCCGAACCGGACGATCCGCAAAAGATGAATCAGGACGAACTGCTGCAAACGGGAGAATGGCTCGATAAATTCCGCCGCACGAAACAAGCGGAAACCTATTACCGGCAAGCGCTGAATAACGATCCCAAAGATTCCCGCGCCAATGCGGAAATGGGATTCCTCGCCTTGAAGCAGGGGAAATGGAACGAAGCGCTGGATTTCTTGAGCGCCGCCAGCGAGCGCAACGACGATGACGCCCGCCTTTATTTCGGCCAGGGATTGGCGTATGCGGGACAACGCGATTTTGCAAAGGCGTACGACGCCTTTTTCCGGGCGAGTTATTCTTATCCTTATTATTCAAGCGCCTATTTCAACTTAGCGAAAATCGATCTGCTGCGGGGAAACGATCGAGCCGCTATCGATAAACTCGAAGATGCCGTCTGCCAGAATGGCAAGTTCGCCGACATCCCCGCCCTGCAAGCTGCCGCGTATAGACGTCTCGGCGACCGAGGGCAAGCGCTCGCGGCGGCGGTAAAAGCGCTGGCGCTCGATCCTATGCACTTCATGGGCGGATGGGAAAAAACGCAGGCGCTGAGGGACGGCGATGAAGCCGCCGCTTGGAAAAGCGAATGGCAAAGCATAATGCGCGGCGCTGTGCAAAACTATCTGGAGTTAGCCTCCGCTTACGCCGAAGCGGGGCTATACAACGATGCGGACGCCATCCTCGCCCTTTATGCAAAAGGCAAGGATGAAGCGGTGATTTATCCAATGGTCAATTATTTCCGAGGTTATTGCAAGGAACTGTCCGGCGGTTCCGCCGAAAAGTTTTACGCTCAAGCGCGCAAGGGACCGGCGGAATACGCCAATCCTCACCGCCAGGAAGAGAAGGCGGCGCTGGAAGCGGTTCTCGCCCGCCATCCCGATGACGCCCGCGCCCATCTCTATCTCGGCAATCTTCTGTACTCGCGCAGCCAGCGGGAAGAGGGATTCGCTCATTGGCGCCAAGCGGCGGAGAGCGATAATACTCTGGCTCTCGCTTGGCGCAATGTCGCCTACGGCGAGCGTTATTTCAAAAACGATTTGCGCGCCTCGCAAAGCGCCTATCGAAAAACCATGGAACTTGTTCCAAAAGACGCTTGCGTCCTATTGGAATACGATCAACTATGCGAAGCTATGAACGTTCCCGCCGCCGAACGGCTCGCTATACTCAAGCAACGGCAAGAGGTCGCGCAGCAGCGTGACGATCTGTTGGGAAGATTGATCGACTTGCAACTCGCCGCAGGCGGCGAGGGCGAATTGGCCGAGGTTTACGATATTCTCCGCCGCCGCCATTTTCACAGTTGGGAAGGACGCTACGGCATCCATTATTGCTGGATGGAGGTCAATCAGAAACTGGGCGATTCCGCCTTCGATAAAAAGAATTACTCGGAAGCGTTGAACTATTATAAAGCCGCCTGCCTTTATCCCAATAACCTGGAAGTAGCAGCGCGAACGCCGGACTTTCGCGCTCATGTCTATTGGAATCTGGCGAAAACCTATTTGACGGTGAACGAGACGGAAAAGGCGAAGGATTATTGCCAAAAAATCCTTGAGGAAAAATATAGAAAAGCCAACCTGGGAACTTATTACCAAGCCCTGGCGCAACGCGCCCTCGGCCATGCCGACGAGGCGCAAGGATTAATGGAACAGTTGGAGAAACGCGCTCGGCAAATGCTCTCGAGCGATAGGCGGCGAGAAGCCTCGGAGGCTCTCGGCCATTATTTTCTATCTCTTATCTTGCAAGAGAAGAACGAAGCGGACGCCGCCGCCGAACGGAAAAAGGCGCTGGATAGCAATCCCCGCGTTTGGCGCGCCGCCGTACTCGAAGCGCAATTCGACGTCTCCAACGCCATTCAATAG